The following coding sequences lie in one Helicoverpa armigera isolate CAAS_96S chromosome 8, ASM3070526v1, whole genome shotgun sequence genomic window:
- the LOC110383443 gene encoding rab GTPase-binding effector protein 1 isoform X3, protein MLQAFCLGWGSKETVEASSSGTEEVRRLRARNLELEQHLNQMRQQQQEVSLAPATFVRSLARKLTAETEDQPPKKNLEEELLRSIIQPLEMEIAALKTKLRDTDAQLQDALAKAKTTAAAAASGDAKTENAEASRQCDMCANYEKQLVLEQANAEQARDKALMKELALKQATEELEGVRSLHDETVRSWHSERQASAEQLDSLQAAVDAARAALEQQAAAAEQASQRALQHVTELTVDRETLQKKLDSLERDNAMLMGQYTKKAADMQNEIIDLPDNVEELQELTLRLREQLILCEIGREEARGAERELRAQLLEHGALFHRQDAELTALRNSLKEAKEEIDRLQTEQAAMQELGSRLRQAGELGSTLLEDKRRLQAELLELRGRVSVLQQELDNSEKVQQDFVRLSQSLQVQLQRIREADTEVRWQHEDDVHECPACHAHLPNPKKKVHCRHCGRIFCSACVSCSVPAGPRRVPARVCAVCRTLLQPHAAPYFSTEPPRSPD, encoded by the exons ATGTTGCAGGCGTTCTGTTTAGGATGGGGCTCCAAAG AAACAGTGGAAGCATCGTCATCAGGCACGGAGGAGGTGAGGCGGCTGCGCGCCAGGAACCTGGAGCTGGAGCAGCATCTCAACCAGATGAGGCAGCAGCAGCAG GAGGTGTCCCTGGCCCCCGCCACCTTCGTCCGCTCCCTCGCCAGGAAGCTCACGGCCGAGACTGAAGATCAGCCGCCTAAGAAG AATTTAGAAGAAGAGTTACTGCGGTCCATTATCCAGCCTCTTGAGATGGAGATCGCGGCGCTCAAGACCAAACTACGAGATACCGACGCGCAGCTGCAAGATGCCCTAGCG AAAGCGAAAACtacagccgccgccgccgcgagTGGGGATGCCAAAACAGAAAATGCAG AGGCGAGCAGACAATGCGACATGTGCGCGAACTATGAGAAGCAGCTGGTGCTGGAGCAGGCCAACGCTGAGCAAGCTCGCGACAAGGCCCTCATGAAGGAGTTGGCGCTCAAACAG GCGACGGAAGAGCTGGAAGGCGTCAGATCCCTGCACGACGAGACGGTTCGGTCGTGGCACTCGGAGCGGCAGGCCAGCGCCGAGCAGCTGGACAGCCTGCAGGCGGCAGTGGACGCGGCTCGTGCTGCCCTGGAGCAGCAGGCCGCGGCGGCCGAGCAGGCCTCGCAGCGAGCGCTGCAGCATGTCACCGAGCTCACGGTGGACAGGGAGACGCTGCAGAAGAAGCTCGACAG TTTAGAGAGAGATAACGCGATGTTAATGGGACAGTACACGAAGAAGGCGGCCGACATGCAGAACGAAATCATCGACCTGCCTGATAATGTAGAG GAATTACAAGAGCTGACGCTACGTCTCCGGGAGCAGCTGATCCTCTGCGAGATAGGTCGCGAGGAGGCGCGCGGCGCAGAGCGCGAGCTGAGAGCACAACTGCTGGAGCACGGAGCCCTGTTCCACCGACAGGACGCTGAGCTCACTGCGCTCAGGAACAGCCTTAAGGAGGCCAA GGAGGAAATCGACCGTCTCCAAACGGAGCAAGCAGCGATGCAGGAGCTAGGGTCACGGCTGCGTCAGGCGGGCGAGCTGGGATCCACCCTGCTGGAGGACAAGCGGCGCCTGCAAGCCGAGCTGCTCGAGCTGAGGGGCCGCGTCTCCGTGCTGCAGCAAGAGCTGGATAACAGCGAGAAGGTGCAGCAGGACTTCGTGCGCCTGTCGCAGTCGCTGCAG GTGCAGCTGCAGCGCATCCGCGAGGCGGACACGGAGGTGCGGTGGCAGCACGAGGACGACGTGCACGAGTGTCCCGCCTGCCACGCGCATCTGCCCAACCCCAAGAAGAAG GTGCACTGCCGGCACTGCGGGCGCATCTTCTGCAGCGCGTGCGTGTCGTGCAGCGTCCCCGCCGGGCCGCGCCGCGTGCCCGCGCGGGTCTGCGCCGTGTGCCGCACGCTGCTGCAGCCCCACGCCGCGCCCTACTTCAGCACCGAGCCGCCGCGCTCGCCCGACTAG
- the LOC110383443 gene encoding rab GTPase-binding effector protein 1 isoform X1, translating into MDSQSTMSSENTDGPKVEAAGECNGPAADQTRRLLEEEFNVQRAKMKELFLQKEEDMRKMLQDKEQLESEVLGLRAELQQLQTLSENQKSEIQSLQMLVSETVEASSSGTEEVRRLRARNLELEQHLNQMRQQQQEVSLAPATFVRSLARKLTAETEDQPPKKNLEEELLRSIIQPLEMEIAALKTKLRDTDAQLQDALAKAKTTAAAAASGDAKTENAEASRQCDMCANYEKQLVLEQANAEQARDKALMKELALKQATEELEGVRSLHDETVRSWHSERQASAEQLDSLQAAVDAARAALEQQAAAAEQASQRALQHVTELTVDRETLQKKLDSLERDNAMLMGQYTKKAADMQNEIIDLPDNVEELQELTLRLREQLILCEIGREEARGAERELRAQLLEHGALFHRQDAELTALRNSLKEAKEEIDRLQTEQAAMQELGSRLRQAGELGSTLLEDKRRLQAELLELRGRVSVLQQELDNSEKVQQDFVRLSQSLQVQLQRIREADTEVRWQHEDDVHECPACHAHLPNPKKKVHCRHCGRIFCSACVSCSVPAGPRRVPARVCAVCRTLLQPHAAPYFSTEPPRSPD; encoded by the exons ATGGACAGCCAGTCCACGATGTCTAGTGAGAACACAGACGGTCCGAAAG TGGAGGCCGCGGGCGAGTGCAACGGCCCGGCCGCGGACCAAACGAGGAGATTACTAGAAGAAGAATTTAATGTTCAACGAGCGAAAATGAAAGAGTTGTTCTTGCAAAAAGAAG AGGACATGAGGAAGATGCTTCAGGACAAGGAGCAGTTGGAGTCGGAGGTGCTGGGGCTCCGGGCTgagctgcagcagctgcagacCCTCAGTGAGAACCAGAAGTCGGAGATACAGAGCTTGCAGATGCTTGTTAGTG AAACAGTGGAAGCATCGTCATCAGGCACGGAGGAGGTGAGGCGGCTGCGCGCCAGGAACCTGGAGCTGGAGCAGCATCTCAACCAGATGAGGCAGCAGCAGCAG GAGGTGTCCCTGGCCCCCGCCACCTTCGTCCGCTCCCTCGCCAGGAAGCTCACGGCCGAGACTGAAGATCAGCCGCCTAAGAAG AATTTAGAAGAAGAGTTACTGCGGTCCATTATCCAGCCTCTTGAGATGGAGATCGCGGCGCTCAAGACCAAACTACGAGATACCGACGCGCAGCTGCAAGATGCCCTAGCG AAAGCGAAAACtacagccgccgccgccgcgagTGGGGATGCCAAAACAGAAAATGCAG AGGCGAGCAGACAATGCGACATGTGCGCGAACTATGAGAAGCAGCTGGTGCTGGAGCAGGCCAACGCTGAGCAAGCTCGCGACAAGGCCCTCATGAAGGAGTTGGCGCTCAAACAG GCGACGGAAGAGCTGGAAGGCGTCAGATCCCTGCACGACGAGACGGTTCGGTCGTGGCACTCGGAGCGGCAGGCCAGCGCCGAGCAGCTGGACAGCCTGCAGGCGGCAGTGGACGCGGCTCGTGCTGCCCTGGAGCAGCAGGCCGCGGCGGCCGAGCAGGCCTCGCAGCGAGCGCTGCAGCATGTCACCGAGCTCACGGTGGACAGGGAGACGCTGCAGAAGAAGCTCGACAG TTTAGAGAGAGATAACGCGATGTTAATGGGACAGTACACGAAGAAGGCGGCCGACATGCAGAACGAAATCATCGACCTGCCTGATAATGTAGAG GAATTACAAGAGCTGACGCTACGTCTCCGGGAGCAGCTGATCCTCTGCGAGATAGGTCGCGAGGAGGCGCGCGGCGCAGAGCGCGAGCTGAGAGCACAACTGCTGGAGCACGGAGCCCTGTTCCACCGACAGGACGCTGAGCTCACTGCGCTCAGGAACAGCCTTAAGGAGGCCAA GGAGGAAATCGACCGTCTCCAAACGGAGCAAGCAGCGATGCAGGAGCTAGGGTCACGGCTGCGTCAGGCGGGCGAGCTGGGATCCACCCTGCTGGAGGACAAGCGGCGCCTGCAAGCCGAGCTGCTCGAGCTGAGGGGCCGCGTCTCCGTGCTGCAGCAAGAGCTGGATAACAGCGAGAAGGTGCAGCAGGACTTCGTGCGCCTGTCGCAGTCGCTGCAG GTGCAGCTGCAGCGCATCCGCGAGGCGGACACGGAGGTGCGGTGGCAGCACGAGGACGACGTGCACGAGTGTCCCGCCTGCCACGCGCATCTGCCCAACCCCAAGAAGAAG GTGCACTGCCGGCACTGCGGGCGCATCTTCTGCAGCGCGTGCGTGTCGTGCAGCGTCCCCGCCGGGCCGCGCCGCGTGCCCGCGCGGGTCTGCGCCGTGTGCCGCACGCTGCTGCAGCCCCACGCCGCGCCCTACTTCAGCACCGAGCCGCCGCGCTCGCCCGACTAG
- the LOC110383443 gene encoding rab GTPase-binding effector protein 1 isoform X2, which produces MDSQSTMSSENTDGPKEDMRKMLQDKEQLESEVLGLRAELQQLQTLSENQKSEIQSLQMLVSETVEASSSGTEEVRRLRARNLELEQHLNQMRQQQQEVSLAPATFVRSLARKLTAETEDQPPKKNLEEELLRSIIQPLEMEIAALKTKLRDTDAQLQDALAKAKTTAAAAASGDAKTENAEASRQCDMCANYEKQLVLEQANAEQARDKALMKELALKQATEELEGVRSLHDETVRSWHSERQASAEQLDSLQAAVDAARAALEQQAAAAEQASQRALQHVTELTVDRETLQKKLDSLERDNAMLMGQYTKKAADMQNEIIDLPDNVEELQELTLRLREQLILCEIGREEARGAERELRAQLLEHGALFHRQDAELTALRNSLKEAKEEIDRLQTEQAAMQELGSRLRQAGELGSTLLEDKRRLQAELLELRGRVSVLQQELDNSEKVQQDFVRLSQSLQVQLQRIREADTEVRWQHEDDVHECPACHAHLPNPKKKVHCRHCGRIFCSACVSCSVPAGPRRVPARVCAVCRTLLQPHAAPYFSTEPPRSPD; this is translated from the exons ATGGACAGCCAGTCCACGATGTCTAGTGAGAACACAGACGGTCCGAAAG AGGACATGAGGAAGATGCTTCAGGACAAGGAGCAGTTGGAGTCGGAGGTGCTGGGGCTCCGGGCTgagctgcagcagctgcagacCCTCAGTGAGAACCAGAAGTCGGAGATACAGAGCTTGCAGATGCTTGTTAGTG AAACAGTGGAAGCATCGTCATCAGGCACGGAGGAGGTGAGGCGGCTGCGCGCCAGGAACCTGGAGCTGGAGCAGCATCTCAACCAGATGAGGCAGCAGCAGCAG GAGGTGTCCCTGGCCCCCGCCACCTTCGTCCGCTCCCTCGCCAGGAAGCTCACGGCCGAGACTGAAGATCAGCCGCCTAAGAAG AATTTAGAAGAAGAGTTACTGCGGTCCATTATCCAGCCTCTTGAGATGGAGATCGCGGCGCTCAAGACCAAACTACGAGATACCGACGCGCAGCTGCAAGATGCCCTAGCG AAAGCGAAAACtacagccgccgccgccgcgagTGGGGATGCCAAAACAGAAAATGCAG AGGCGAGCAGACAATGCGACATGTGCGCGAACTATGAGAAGCAGCTGGTGCTGGAGCAGGCCAACGCTGAGCAAGCTCGCGACAAGGCCCTCATGAAGGAGTTGGCGCTCAAACAG GCGACGGAAGAGCTGGAAGGCGTCAGATCCCTGCACGACGAGACGGTTCGGTCGTGGCACTCGGAGCGGCAGGCCAGCGCCGAGCAGCTGGACAGCCTGCAGGCGGCAGTGGACGCGGCTCGTGCTGCCCTGGAGCAGCAGGCCGCGGCGGCCGAGCAGGCCTCGCAGCGAGCGCTGCAGCATGTCACCGAGCTCACGGTGGACAGGGAGACGCTGCAGAAGAAGCTCGACAG TTTAGAGAGAGATAACGCGATGTTAATGGGACAGTACACGAAGAAGGCGGCCGACATGCAGAACGAAATCATCGACCTGCCTGATAATGTAGAG GAATTACAAGAGCTGACGCTACGTCTCCGGGAGCAGCTGATCCTCTGCGAGATAGGTCGCGAGGAGGCGCGCGGCGCAGAGCGCGAGCTGAGAGCACAACTGCTGGAGCACGGAGCCCTGTTCCACCGACAGGACGCTGAGCTCACTGCGCTCAGGAACAGCCTTAAGGAGGCCAA GGAGGAAATCGACCGTCTCCAAACGGAGCAAGCAGCGATGCAGGAGCTAGGGTCACGGCTGCGTCAGGCGGGCGAGCTGGGATCCACCCTGCTGGAGGACAAGCGGCGCCTGCAAGCCGAGCTGCTCGAGCTGAGGGGCCGCGTCTCCGTGCTGCAGCAAGAGCTGGATAACAGCGAGAAGGTGCAGCAGGACTTCGTGCGCCTGTCGCAGTCGCTGCAG GTGCAGCTGCAGCGCATCCGCGAGGCGGACACGGAGGTGCGGTGGCAGCACGAGGACGACGTGCACGAGTGTCCCGCCTGCCACGCGCATCTGCCCAACCCCAAGAAGAAG GTGCACTGCCGGCACTGCGGGCGCATCTTCTGCAGCGCGTGCGTGTCGTGCAGCGTCCCCGCCGGGCCGCGCCGCGTGCCCGCGCGGGTCTGCGCCGTGTGCCGCACGCTGCTGCAGCCCCACGCCGCGCCCTACTTCAGCACCGAGCCGCCGCGCTCGCCCGACTAG